GAGGTCGACGACGGAGCGGCCCAGCGGCTCGGACAACCGCGACGCCAGGACATAGGGGTCGATGTCGTTCTCGGCCAGCAGCCGGGGGTTGGCGAAGATCGTTGCTGCCGACAGGCTCATGGCCAGCGGGTCGCCCTCACGATCGGTGAGCGCACCTCGGGTGGCGGGCAGGTCGACCTCGCGCTGGGTCTGACGACGTGCGAGCTCGCTGTAGTCCTCTGCGGCAACGATCTGCACGGTCACGAGGCGCCAGCCCATGAGCAGGGTCAGCAGCACGTAGATCAGCAGCAGCGTGAACAGCCGACGGGAGCACTTGGCCCGCTGCAACGCCCTGGCGAGGGCGTCGTGGGTGGCGATGAGCAGCCCGGCGGCAAGCGACGGCGGCCGCGGGCCACGGGGACGACCTGCACCGGCGGGTGGCCGACGGGGCGAGGACGGCGCGGTGACAGTCCGTGCGCCTTGGGTGGGGGTGGGTGACGTGGTCGGCCGGGTGGTCGTCCGCGAGCGGCGGGTGCGGGTGATGGTGCCGGACGTCACGTGGTCAGCTCCCTGTCCGCACCATGGGCTTGGGCTGCGGCGCCGGCATGTCCGCCGGGTCGATCTCGAGGAATCCGGGCACCTCGGGCTCCATCAGGCCGAGCTGGCCGAGCGCGACGTCACGAACCCGGTTGGGCGACTCCAGCTGGGCGACCGCGGCGACCAGGTCGTCGTGGTGCAGCGTCAGGTCGGAGATCTCCTGCTCCAGCGCCCGGGCCTCGAAGGAGGCCTCGGCGGCAAGGGCGTTGAGGGCCACCACCCCGAGGACTCCCAGGACCACGATGGTCACGGCGAGGGCGGCGACGAGCGGTGCGGCGAGCCGGAAGGGGTCCTTGCGGCGATCGGGGACCGCCCGGACGGCTGCCCGACGACGTTCAGCGGCGGCCCGGCGGGCGTCGGCGGCCTGCTGGCTCGTCTGACCTGCAGGGCGGCCGTTCGGGGCTGTTGCCAGCCCTGCGGCGACCAGGAACGCCTCGGTTCGGGCGCGGGCGGTGGTGCTGCCACGGCGTGGCAGCTGGGCGACGGCGGTCATCCGGCGTCACCGGGTCCCGAGCTGGTCGTCGTCAGGGGTCTCGTCCCCGGAGAGACGTTCCACGACCCGCAGCGTCGCCGATCGGGCGCGCGGGTTGGCAGCCACCTCTTCCTCGGAGGGGCGCTCACCCTTGCGGCTGACGTGGGAGAGGAGGGGGACGCGACCGCAGCCGCACACCGGGAGACCCGGAGGGCAGATGCAGCCATCGGCCGCGTCGGAGAAGAACCGTTTGGCAATACGGTCCTCCAGGCTGTGATAGGCGAGCGTGGCGATGCGACCGCCACGATCGGAGGTGTTGGCGGTGCGCCCGCCCCGGCCGTCGACGTCACCGTCGCGGGGGGATGTTCCGGGGGCGGGCGCCGCCAGCTCCAGTGCCTGGGGAAGGGAGGCACCGAAGCGTTCGAGCTCTGAGTTGACCGCGATCCGCAGGCCCTGGAAGGACCGGGTGGCGGGGTGGATGCCCTTGGCGCGATCCTTGCGGCGCTGCGTACGGGGCATGGCCTGGGCGATCAGGTCGGCAAGGCCGACCGTGGTCGTGAAGGGACGGTTGGCGACGATCGCCTGGGCGATCCGTCGTGCGTGGGACTCCTCGCCGTACTCCGAGAGGATCCGCTCCAGCTCGGTCTCGCTGGCGGCGTTGACGAACTCCGCAGCGGTGGTCGGCGACGTGGTGTCCATGCGCATGTCGAGCGGCCCGAAGGCACGGAAGGAGAAGCCCCTCCCGGGCGTGTCGAGCTGCATGGAGGACACACCGAGGTCGTAGAGCACACCCATGAGGGGCCCGTGCTGGGCGACGACCGGGGCAACGTGTTCGGTGAACTCGTCGAAGGGGGCGTGCACGAGGGTGACGCGGTCGGCGAAGGCCGACAGGCGACGACGGGCCAGGTCCAGCGCGTCGGGATCACGATCGAAGCCGACGAGGTGGGTGTTGGGGCCGCTGGCGGCCAGCAGGCGGGCGGCGTGGCCGGCCGCGCCGAGGGTGCAGTCGACGAGGACCGCGGGGCGGTCGTCGGTGACGGCGAGGAGGTCGACGATGCGGTCGACCATGACGGGATCGTGGGGTGCGCTGGCCATGACTCTCGGGTGGATCCTCGGTCGGTGGGCGCGACGCGGACGGTGCCAGGACGGGGCGATCAGCTGAACAGCCACAGTGCCACCCCTCCCGAGATCAGCAGCGAGCCGGCCAGGGGTGCCACGACGGCGGCACGACGCGTGGGAACCCCGGCGTCGACGAGGCCGAGCCGATCCAACGGGCGATACGAGGTCTGCACCTGGGCTCCTAGAAGATGTTGATGTCGAACTCGGCGGACAGTTCGGCGAGGTTGGACAGGCCGCCGCCCTCGTACTCGTCCCAGCGCCCGGCGTCCCAGATCTCCACACGGGTCACGGCACCGACGACGGCGACGTCCTTGTCCAGGCGTGCGTACTCCCGCAGGTCCTGCGGGATGGAGATACGACCCTGCTTGTCGAGGGTCTGCGGTTCGGCGTTGCTGGCCACGAGTCGGGTGAACAGTCGCTCTCGCGGGTTGGAGGTCTTCAGCGAGCGGAGGGTGGTCAGCGTCTTCTTCCACTCCGACGT
The nucleotide sequence above comes from Euzebya pacifica. Encoded proteins:
- the mraZ gene encoding division/cell wall cluster transcriptional repressor MraZ; the encoded protein is MEEQDDSAEFLGTHHHAMDTKGRLVLPATFRELLKEGMVMTIGYDNCLTLQTTSEWKKTLTTLRSLKTSNPRERLFTRLVASNAEPQTLDKQGRISIPQDLREYARLDKDVAVVGAVTRVEIWDAGRWDEYEGGGLSNLAELSAEFDINIF
- the rsmH gene encoding 16S rRNA (cytosine(1402)-N(4))-methyltransferase RsmH; protein product: MASAPHDPVMVDRIVDLLAVTDDRPAVLVDCTLGAAGHAARLLAASGPNTHLVGFDRDPDALDLARRRLSAFADRVTLVHAPFDEFTEHVAPVVAQHGPLMGVLYDLGVSSMQLDTPGRGFSFRAFGPLDMRMDTTSPTTAAEFVNAASETELERILSEYGEESHARRIAQAIVANRPFTTTVGLADLIAQAMPRTQRRKDRAKGIHPATRSFQGLRIAVNSELERFGASLPQALELAAPAPGTSPRDGDVDGRGGRTANTSDRGGRIATLAYHSLEDRIAKRFFSDAADGCICPPGLPVCGCGRVPLLSHVSRKGERPSEEEVAANPRARSATLRVVERLSGDETPDDDQLGTR